A genomic window from Slackia heliotrinireducens DSM 20476 includes:
- a CDS encoding ABC transporter ATP-binding protein/permease, whose amino-acid sequence MTAPVGYFGCKGLTKRFRSGSCPVVALDDVTLAFALGTLTAVTGPSGCGKTTLLSVLVGLDRSFEGAVVVNGTEVTCDDAFDWDAYRRRVSGMVFQDFNLIDHLTAVENVEAALRLAGFGQTDEALHRQALSALDRAGVADVADRLPYELSGGQQQRVAVARTLARNPQVILADEPTGSLDADSADAIMGLLREAADRGSVVVVVTHDEHIAETYADTVVRLDEGRVVACEHRKDVQTRTAEPSNVAGGLSFPSSIWLAKRRMVACKRRIVRTALACMIGFLGLGLFGNLLLGSVDYLRDLEQGIIMAYPLTVSDSAFAAAENAALDSVSDADAADAESIGVDGMLESAVDAANGVSGVPGMSRFLSYFQVSSANADVDLMGVVRDYGVTPLIYRRDVTGAFIQVNPSSLATRLGAADGSDEAAADLFGTADMWSPLIWNGGDRAEPYEVLAGRMPAAYDEIVLVTSANGTVSDYVLYAAGLEDAALLTDGEVFTGIDRMAYDDVLGVTFCAFAGSDAYDFDGNVWQDRSADAAYMESKQNDATVLTVVGVVRPASESDSVYVAGGFGYLQELEVQLIDRAWDSDIAHDQQARYDTDVFTGEAFGGQTVEGAAAAMMEGVRIDRLSEAQLACVESLTDAQVSALREEYPDQFDDQGALDLTDAQWDRLADVSDSDFEQGIAEALDAAASSGYRANMAAIGAVDRSSPDSVAYYPDGLRPMEQSIEIIDRYNSQFCEDTWVPMSYADTALTLIRRRLLRLAALFACVGAVAVLVISSMVSSSTRDAAIERTHELAVLRSLGASPRHVEGLLVIESAAIGLVSAVVGVLVANLLVAPMNGLFATVISISNLMRWSLPGSVLMVLVGMALTVLVAWRTARRFRSIDLVSALKGARR is encoded by the coding sequence ATGACCGCTCCTGTCGGATATTTCGGATGCAAGGGCCTGACGAAACGGTTTCGTTCGGGCTCTTGCCCTGTTGTGGCCCTTGATGACGTCACCTTGGCCTTCGCGCTGGGGACGCTGACGGCCGTCACAGGTCCGTCCGGGTGCGGCAAGACCACGTTGCTTTCGGTGCTGGTCGGCCTCGATAGGAGTTTCGAAGGCGCCGTGGTCGTTAACGGTACGGAAGTGACCTGCGACGACGCTTTCGACTGGGATGCCTACCGACGTCGTGTCTCGGGTATGGTGTTCCAAGACTTCAATCTGATAGACCATTTGACAGCCGTCGAAAACGTCGAGGCGGCGCTGCGGCTTGCTGGATTCGGGCAGACCGACGAGGCGCTGCATCGGCAGGCGTTGTCGGCGCTTGATCGGGCGGGCGTGGCCGACGTGGCGGACCGCCTTCCCTATGAGCTTTCGGGCGGACAGCAGCAGCGGGTGGCCGTCGCGCGGACCCTTGCACGAAACCCGCAGGTTATTTTGGCGGATGAGCCCACGGGGTCGTTGGATGCGGACAGCGCCGACGCCATCATGGGCTTGCTGCGCGAAGCCGCCGACCGCGGCAGCGTCGTGGTGGTGGTCACCCATGACGAACACATTGCCGAAACCTACGCCGACACGGTGGTGCGGTTGGACGAAGGCCGGGTCGTTGCCTGCGAACATCGGAAGGACGTGCAGACGCGAACCGCCGAACCGTCGAACGTCGCGGGCGGCCTGTCGTTTCCGTCTTCAATCTGGCTTGCAAAACGCAGGATGGTTGCCTGCAAGCGGCGGATCGTGCGCACCGCCTTGGCCTGCATGATCGGCTTTTTGGGCCTCGGGTTGTTCGGCAATCTGCTGTTGGGAAGTGTCGATTACCTTCGCGACTTGGAACAAGGCATCATCATGGCGTACCCGCTGACGGTTTCGGACTCCGCGTTCGCCGCAGCCGAAAACGCCGCGCTGGACAGCGTGTCCGATGCCGATGCGGCCGACGCCGAAAGCATCGGGGTCGACGGGATGCTCGAATCCGCGGTGGATGCGGCCAACGGCGTATCCGGTGTGCCGGGCATGTCGCGGTTCCTCTCGTACTTCCAGGTCTCATCTGCCAACGCCGACGTGGACCTGATGGGTGTCGTGCGGGACTACGGCGTGACGCCCCTGATTTACCGAAGGGACGTCACGGGCGCGTTCATCCAAGTCAATCCTTCGTCTCTGGCAACGCGCCTGGGTGCGGCCGACGGATCCGACGAAGCGGCCGCCGACCTGTTCGGCACGGCGGACATGTGGAGCCCCCTCATTTGGAACGGAGGGGACAGAGCCGAGCCGTATGAGGTGCTGGCCGGGCGCATGCCTGCCGCATATGACGAAATCGTCCTTGTGACCAGCGCGAACGGCACAGTAAGCGACTATGTTCTTTATGCGGCGGGCTTGGAGGACGCCGCTCTTCTGACCGACGGCGAGGTTTTTACGGGTATCGACCGGATGGCTTACGACGATGTGCTGGGCGTAACCTTCTGCGCGTTTGCGGGAAGCGACGCGTACGACTTCGACGGGAACGTATGGCAGGACCGTTCCGCCGACGCGGCATACATGGAGTCGAAGCAGAATGACGCGACGGTCCTTACGGTGGTGGGCGTGGTGCGTCCCGCCTCCGAATCGGACAGCGTATACGTCGCCGGCGGCTTCGGGTACCTTCAAGAGCTGGAGGTCCAGCTCATCGACCGGGCATGGGATTCGGACATCGCGCACGATCAGCAGGCCCGCTACGACACGGACGTGTTCACAGGCGAAGCCTTCGGCGGGCAGACCGTCGAAGGCGCCGCGGCGGCCATGATGGAAGGCGTGCGGATCGACCGGTTGAGCGAGGCCCAGCTCGCCTGTGTGGAAAGCCTGACAGATGCGCAGGTCAGCGCCTTGCGGGAGGAGTACCCCGACCAGTTCGACGACCAGGGAGCTCTGGATTTGACGGATGCCCAATGGGATCGCCTGGCGGACGTGTCCGACAGCGACTTCGAGCAGGGCATCGCCGAGGCCCTGGACGCCGCGGCGTCGTCGGGCTATCGCGCGAACATGGCGGCAATCGGAGCCGTGGACCGGTCGAGCCCCGACTCGGTGGCGTATTATCCCGACGGCCTTCGCCCCATGGAGCAGTCCATCGAGATTATCGACCGGTACAACAGCCAGTTCTGCGAAGACACCTGGGTGCCCATGTCCTACGCCGACACGGCGCTCACGCTCATCCGTCGCCGGCTGCTCAGGCTGGCGGCGCTGTTCGCCTGCGTGGGCGCGGTTGCCGTGCTCGTCATCTCGTCCATGGTGTCGTCATCCACCCGCGATGCCGCCATCGAGCGCACCCACGAACTGGCGGTTCTGCGGTCCTTGGGTGCCTCGCCGCGCCATGTGGAAGGATTGCTGGTCATCGAGTCGGCCGCCATCGGATTGGTGAGCGCCGTGGTCGGCGTTCTGGTGGCAAACCTGCTCGTTGCGCCAATGAACGGCCTCTTTGCCACGGTCATTTCCATTTCGAACCTCATGCGGTGGTCGCTTCCCGGATCGGTGCTGATGGTGCTGGTCGGCATGGCCCTCACGGTGCTCGTCGCCTGGCGGACCGCCCGCCGCTTCCGGTCCATCGACCTGGTCTCGGCCCTGAAGGGCGCCCGCCGATAG
- a CDS encoding vitamin B12 dependent methionine synthase, which translates to MPRYHVDKSETLRYLGYAGQSVDAALDARIDQVIAHCEATSQPRFVHRTFPLEFSSEGVKPVGAALVLKGEDIRRHLEGARACALLACTLGLANERELARMKAVGPVDALVYSCAGSSLVERVADACEAEIVAQAADAGLHANWRYSPGYGDFPLEIQSAFVRALGADKMLGITVTDTDLLIPSKSVTAVIGLFDEVPANWKRNCDTCVCAPYCSLRKAGTPCWQ; encoded by the coding sequence ATGCCGCGCTATCACGTAGATAAATCCGAAACGTTGCGCTACCTTGGGTATGCCGGGCAGTCGGTGGATGCTGCGCTCGACGCCCGCATCGACCAGGTCATCGCCCATTGCGAGGCCACATCGCAGCCGCGTTTCGTGCATCGGACGTTCCCCCTGGAATTCTCGTCGGAAGGCGTCAAGCCCGTGGGCGCCGCGCTGGTCCTGAAGGGGGAGGACATCCGCCGGCATCTGGAAGGCGCGCGGGCGTGCGCGCTTCTGGCCTGCACGTTGGGGCTTGCCAACGAACGGGAGCTCGCCCGGATGAAGGCCGTGGGGCCGGTGGACGCCCTGGTGTACAGCTGCGCCGGGTCGTCTCTGGTCGAACGCGTGGCCGACGCCTGCGAGGCGGAAATCGTCGCGCAGGCCGCCGATGCGGGGCTGCATGCCAACTGGCGTTACAGCCCGGGATACGGGGATTTCCCTCTTGAAATCCAGTCTGCGTTCGTGCGCGCGCTGGGCGCCGACAAGATGCTCGGCATCACCGTGACCGACACCGATCTGCTCATCCCATCGAAGAGCGTGACGGCCGTAATCGGCCTGTTCGACGAGGTGCCGGCCAACTGGAAGCGCAACTGCGACACCTGCGTTTGCGCTCCGTACTGTTCGTTAAGGAAGGCAGGAACGCCATGTTGGCAATAA
- a CDS encoding homocysteine S-methyltransferase family protein yields the protein MLAITDGIAKVRNRDQVRTKDEYLAAVLRGEAYLVFDGAMGTMLQASGMEAGELPELLCLTDPAGVTAIHRQYVEAGSQAITTNTFGANARKLGDAATVEDVFAAAVACARESGARYVAGDIGPTGGLLEPLGTMSFDEAYDLFAQEVRAADAAGADLLVIETMADLLEMKAAVLAAKENSDLPIFATMTFGEDGRTFLGTSPQIAALTLDALGVNVLGVNCSLGPSDLQPIVSAMLETATCPVMAQANAGLPSVVDGHTVYSIMPDEYANAVQAMVDEGVSVIGGCCGTNPDYIRQLAAMVEGKRPPHREVETPFSLTSAQNAVVLRGREVAVIGERINPTGKKRLKEALRTKDYNYVLNEAISQTEAGADVLDVNAGLPEIDEAATLVTLVGQIQGVSGLPLQIDSADPAAVEAAVRVYSGKPLINSVNGKQESLDAVLPVAKHYGCAVVGLTLDENGIPPTGEERFAIAARIVEAAEAYGIPRSHVAIDCLVMAASTNQQEVVEILKGVTLVKERLGVRTVLGVSNVSFGLPLREIVNATFLSAAFAAGLDMPILNPMATRYKEVVDTWRVLCAQDEGAAGYIAEYAGKTLDAGAVAQAPAAEGAPGSSAEDDGSIRHLIITGRKGDMVQATQALLADHDAMEVINEHLIPALDEVGALFEKGTFFLPQLMASAEAAKAGFDVIRSNASEGDVDEKGSVAVATVKGDIHDIGKNIVRMLLENYGYRVYDLGRDVDPELIVQTVQEHDIKLVGLSALMTTTVHNMEEAIKLLREKAPDVKVMVGGAVLNPEYARMVGADFYAKDAAESARIAGEVLGS from the coding sequence ATGTTGGCAATAACCGATGGAATCGCGAAGGTTCGAAACCGCGACCAGGTCCGCACGAAGGACGAATACCTGGCGGCCGTGCTGCGCGGCGAAGCTTACCTGGTGTTCGACGGTGCTATGGGCACCATGCTGCAGGCATCCGGCATGGAGGCCGGCGAGCTGCCCGAGCTCTTGTGCCTGACCGACCCTGCGGGCGTGACCGCCATCCATAGGCAGTATGTGGAAGCGGGCAGCCAGGCCATCACCACGAACACTTTCGGCGCGAATGCCCGCAAACTGGGCGATGCCGCCACGGTCGAGGACGTCTTCGCCGCCGCCGTCGCCTGTGCCCGCGAATCCGGGGCGCGCTACGTGGCGGGCGACATCGGGCCGACGGGCGGGCTGCTGGAGCCTTTGGGGACCATGAGCTTCGACGAGGCATACGACCTGTTCGCCCAAGAGGTGCGGGCGGCCGATGCGGCCGGCGCCGACCTGCTGGTCATCGAGACCATGGCCGACCTTCTGGAGATGAAGGCCGCCGTACTGGCCGCAAAAGAGAACTCTGACCTGCCGATATTCGCAACCATGACCTTCGGCGAAGACGGCCGTACGTTCTTGGGCACCAGCCCGCAGATCGCTGCGCTCACGTTGGACGCCTTGGGCGTGAACGTGCTGGGCGTGAACTGCTCGCTGGGGCCGTCCGATCTGCAGCCTATCGTGTCTGCCATGCTGGAGACAGCCACCTGCCCTGTGATGGCGCAGGCCAACGCGGGCCTTCCTTCGGTGGTGGACGGCCATACCGTGTACAGCATCATGCCTGATGAATACGCCAACGCCGTGCAAGCCATGGTGGACGAAGGGGTGTCGGTCATCGGCGGCTGCTGCGGCACGAATCCCGACTACATCCGCCAGCTGGCGGCCATGGTGGAAGGGAAGCGTCCGCCGCACCGCGAGGTGGAAACGCCGTTCAGCCTGACCAGCGCCCAAAACGCCGTGGTGCTGCGCGGTCGGGAAGTGGCCGTCATCGGCGAACGCATCAATCCGACAGGCAAAAAGCGCCTGAAGGAGGCTCTGCGCACCAAGGATTACAACTATGTTCTTAACGAGGCCATTTCCCAAACCGAGGCGGGCGCGGATGTTCTGGATGTGAACGCGGGCCTGCCGGAGATCGACGAGGCGGCAACGCTGGTGACCCTTGTGGGGCAGATCCAAGGCGTGTCGGGCCTGCCGCTGCAGATCGATTCGGCGGACCCTGCCGCCGTGGAGGCCGCTGTTCGGGTGTATTCAGGAAAACCCCTGATCAACTCTGTCAATGGCAAGCAGGAGAGTTTGGATGCGGTGCTTCCTGTGGCCAAACATTACGGATGCGCAGTGGTAGGGCTCACGCTGGACGAGAACGGCATTCCGCCGACGGGGGAAGAACGGTTCGCCATTGCCGCGCGCATCGTGGAAGCCGCCGAAGCCTACGGCATACCCCGCAGCCACGTCGCCATCGACTGCCTGGTGATGGCCGCATCCACCAACCAGCAGGAGGTCGTCGAGATACTCAAGGGCGTCACGCTCGTGAAGGAGCGGTTGGGCGTCCGCACGGTTCTGGGCGTTTCCAACGTGAGTTTCGGTTTGCCATTGCGCGAAATCGTGAACGCGACGTTTCTGTCCGCGGCGTTTGCCGCCGGCCTGGACATGCCCATCCTCAATCCCATGGCCACCCGTTACAAAGAGGTGGTGGACACCTGGCGTGTGCTGTGCGCGCAGGATGAGGGCGCGGCGGGCTATATTGCCGAATACGCGGGCAAAACCCTTGATGCGGGGGCTGTCGCGCAGGCGCCGGCTGCCGAAGGGGCTCCTGGGTCTTCCGCCGAAGATGACGGAAGCATCCGTCACCTCATCATCACGGGCCGCAAGGGCGACATGGTGCAAGCCACCCAGGCGCTGCTGGCCGACCACGACGCCATGGAGGTCATCAACGAGCACCTGATTCCCGCACTTGACGAGGTGGGCGCCCTGTTCGAGAAGGGAACCTTCTTCTTGCCGCAGCTCATGGCGTCGGCGGAAGCCGCCAAGGCTGGGTTCGACGTCATCCGCAGCAACGCTTCGGAAGGCGACGTGGACGAGAAGGGAAGCGTGGCTGTGGCCACGGTCAAGGGCGACATCCACGACATCGGCAAGAACATCGTGCGCATGTTGCTGGAAAACTACGGCTATCGCGTCTATGACCTGGGGCGGGACGTCGACCCCGAGCTCATCGTGCAAACGGTGCAGGAACACGACATCAAGCTGGTGGGCCTGTCGGCGCTCATGACCACCACGGTGCACAACATGGAGGAGGCCATCAAGCTTCTACGTGAGAAGGCGCCCGACGTGAAGGTCATGGTGGGTGGCGCGGTGCTCAATCCCGAGTACGCCCGCATGGTCGGGGCGGATTTCTACGCGAAGGATGCCGCCGAAAGCGCCCGCATCGCTGGCGAGGTGCTGGGCTCGTAG
- a CDS encoding U32 family peptidase C-terminal domain-containing protein, whose protein sequence is MAKMELLAPAGGWEQLEYAVHFGADAVYLASQRYGMRRRADNFKEEDLPRAIAFAHDHGVAVHVTVNTLMTDENIDDLPRYFKLLGDAGADAAIIADMGALAICREVAPHVDIHLSTQASCMNAASAQVYQSLGVKRVVLAREMNLDEIARMKSRLPEGLEIEAFAHGAMCMAYSGRCLISDYLTGRGANKGSCAQPCRWEYALTEPTRPGEYFPVEEDAEQGSFIMSSRDMSMLGHLDDLAAAGIDSIKIEGRAKGTYYVASVVNAYRNVLDGGDPEVWQRELETTSHRPYSTGFYYGFPGQNPISAQYSRKYQMVATVKSCVPADGGFQVRVVCRNRFDDGDTVEVLSPRTPVRECTVRNLIWHAAPETDLTDILRDNLGTVVGPDPEVVHGRLLRVGIANRTMEEYSFDVPFGLQERDIVRISRDTSAIICENGPSPFA, encoded by the coding sequence ATGGCGAAGATGGAGCTCCTGGCGCCCGCGGGCGGTTGGGAACAGTTGGAATACGCGGTTCATTTCGGGGCCGACGCCGTGTATCTGGCGTCGCAGCGCTACGGCATGCGCCGTCGGGCGGACAACTTTAAAGAAGAGGACCTGCCTCGGGCCATCGCTTTCGCACACGACCACGGCGTTGCGGTCCATGTGACCGTGAACACGCTCATGACCGACGAGAACATCGACGATCTGCCTCGATACTTCAAGCTGCTGGGAGACGCCGGCGCCGATGCGGCCATCATCGCGGATATGGGAGCTTTGGCCATCTGCCGCGAGGTGGCGCCGCATGTTGACATCCATCTGTCCACGCAGGCGTCCTGCATGAACGCCGCCTCGGCCCAGGTGTACCAGAGCTTGGGCGTCAAGCGCGTCGTGCTGGCTCGCGAAATGAACCTGGACGAAATCGCACGCATGAAGAGCCGTCTGCCCGAGGGGCTTGAAATCGAGGCCTTCGCCCACGGTGCCATGTGCATGGCCTATTCGGGTCGCTGCCTGATCAGCGATTACCTTACCGGCCGCGGCGCCAACAAAGGCAGTTGCGCACAACCCTGCCGTTGGGAATACGCCCTGACCGAGCCGACGCGCCCGGGCGAGTACTTCCCGGTGGAAGAGGATGCCGAGCAGGGGAGCTTCATTATGAGCTCCCGCGATATGAGCATGCTGGGGCATTTGGACGACCTGGCGGCGGCGGGCATCGACAGCATCAAGATCGAGGGCCGCGCGAAAGGCACCTACTACGTGGCTTCGGTGGTGAACGCCTACCGCAATGTGCTGGACGGCGGCGACCCCGAGGTGTGGCAGCGTGAGCTGGAAACCACCAGCCATCGCCCCTATTCCACGGGGTTCTATTACGGATTCCCAGGTCAGAATCCGATTTCTGCACAATACAGCCGCAAATACCAGATGGTTGCCACGGTTAAGTCCTGCGTGCCGGCCGACGGAGGGTTCCAAGTGCGCGTCGTGTGCCGCAACCGGTTCGACGATGGCGACACGGTGGAGGTCCTGAGTCCTCGGACGCCGGTTCGGGAATGCACGGTGCGCAACCTGATATGGCATGCCGCGCCGGAAACCGACCTGACGGACATCCTGCGGGACAACCTGGGTACCGTCGTCGGCCCCGACCCGGAAGTGGTGCACGGGCGTCTGTTGCGCGTGGGTATAGCCAACCGGACCATGGAGGAATACTCTTTCGATGTACCGTTTGGATTGCAAGAACGTGACATTGTGCGCATCTCGCGTGATACGTCGGCGATTATTTGCGAAAATGGACCATCTCCGTTTGCGTAA
- a CDS encoding zinc ribbon domain-containing protein gives MFCPHCGTQLPDGSQFCGKCGSRLNAAAPTQANTYGAYAAPAPAPKSKKPIAIIAAAAAAVVLVAALGISAFAGVGPFSGSGGLIGKSNDGIAGTYKLGGEGGRELIGTSVRVTIDEEGVAVLDTGDGSITGTMEEVEEIGGSTLYELTNLTDGEGEDITDLSASVLLGNGIPEGDYTGDWRISFDFGDGEVETYGIEIDEDGTAVFGFGNCGIDDWDPSETVDLTWEETDDFEYTFYIDDADVVDASEAEDYPFEFSYSPASE, from the coding sequence ATGTTCTGCCCTCATTGCGGTACCCAGTTGCCTGACGGATCCCAGTTCTGCGGCAAGTGCGGATCCCGGCTCAACGCAGCCGCTCCGACGCAGGCCAACACGTATGGAGCATACGCCGCTCCGGCGCCGGCTCCGAAGTCGAAGAAGCCGATTGCTATCATCGCGGCGGCAGCTGCGGCTGTGGTGCTGGTGGCGGCGCTCGGCATCTCGGCATTCGCGGGCGTAGGTCCGTTTTCGGGGTCAGGTGGCCTGATAGGCAAATCGAACGACGGCATCGCCGGCACCTACAAGCTGGGCGGCGAAGGCGGACGCGAGCTGATCGGAACCAGCGTGAGGGTCACCATTGACGAAGAAGGCGTGGCTGTGCTCGATACGGGTGACGGAAGCATTACGGGCACGATGGAAGAAGTCGAGGAAATCGGCGGCAGCACGCTGTACGAGCTTACGAACCTGACAGATGGCGAAGGTGAGGATATCACCGACCTGTCCGCATCCGTGCTGCTGGGCAACGGCATTCCCGAAGGCGATTACACGGGCGATTGGCGCATCTCCTTCGATTTCGGAGATGGCGAGGTCGAAACCTACGGCATCGAGATCGACGAGGACGGCACGGCTGTGTTCGGTTTCGGCAATTGCGGCATCGATGATTGGGATCCGAGCGAGACGGTCGACTTGACCTGGGAAGAGACCGACGACTTCGAATACACCTTCTACATTGACGACGCTGATGTTGTGGATGCGAGCGAAGCCGAAGACTACCCCTTCGAGTTCTCCTACAGCCCCGCGTCTGAATAA
- a CDS encoding methylenetetrahydrofolate reductase — translation MHIAKVYEPGKIPVSFETFPPKGEMPVEEARGLMAGLAPLNPAFVSVTYSAGGAGNSERTVDVAKMGQDEFGLTCMAHLTCMGATKESVAREFERMREAGIENVLALRGDKVPGRDADVFHYAKDLIPLAREAGFCVGAAAYPEGHVDCLDFDASIRHLKEKQDAGAEFFVTQLFFENDVALRFLDAARSAGITVPITFGIMPFMSKAQLTRMIFMCGASLPSPIIKLLNHYEDDEESLRQAGIEYACNQFVELGREGVDGLHVYTMNRADIASAVMEALRGAGIV, via the coding sequence ATGCACATCGCGAAGGTCTACGAGCCGGGCAAGATTCCCGTCTCGTTCGAAACGTTCCCGCCCAAGGGCGAAATGCCTGTAGAAGAGGCTCGTGGCTTGATGGCGGGCCTAGCTCCCCTGAATCCCGCGTTCGTGTCCGTCACCTATTCCGCAGGCGGAGCCGGCAATTCTGAACGCACGGTGGACGTGGCCAAAATGGGCCAGGACGAATTCGGACTCACCTGCATGGCGCATCTGACCTGCATGGGTGCAACCAAGGAATCCGTCGCCCGTGAATTCGAGCGCATGCGTGAAGCCGGTATCGAGAACGTATTGGCCCTGCGCGGCGACAAGGTGCCGGGCCGCGACGCCGATGTGTTCCATTACGCCAAGGACCTCATCCCGCTGGCCCGTGAAGCCGGGTTCTGCGTCGGTGCGGCCGCATATCCCGAAGGCCACGTGGATTGCCTGGACTTCGACGCAAGCATCCGCCATCTGAAGGAGAAGCAGGACGCCGGCGCGGAGTTCTTCGTCACGCAGCTGTTTTTCGAAAACGACGTGGCCCTGCGTTTCCTGGATGCGGCCCGCAGCGCCGGCATTACGGTGCCCATTACCTTCGGCATCATGCCGTTTATGTCGAAAGCCCAGCTCACGCGCATGATTTTTATGTGCGGTGCCAGCTTGCCGTCGCCGATCATCAAGCTGCTCAACCACTACGAGGACGACGAGGAGTCGCTGCGCCAGGCGGGTATCGAATACGCCTGCAATCAGTTCGTGGAACTGGGCCGCGAAGGCGTGGACGGCCTGCACGTCTATACGATGAACCGCGCGGACATCGCAAGCGCGGTCATGGAGGCCCTGCGAGGGGCCGGCATCGTGTAG
- a CDS encoding proline--tRNA ligase — translation MNKHLNRNILRMSTMYVPTLKEDPSDADIPSAKLLTRAGMIRKEAAGLYSFLPLGLRVLRKIENIVREEMDSHGGEELLMPFVQSADLWRQSGRWGAYGEEMMTMRDRHDNEFCLGPTAEEVITDLVKNELRSYKDLPKNLYHIQLKFRDERRPRFGLLRSREFIMKDAYSFDKDQEGLEVNYQLMRDAYSRMCERMGMEYRIVQADPGEIGGNGTEEFMTLAETGEAELVYCDCGYAADVEVGECHPNPVGYVGDTMEKIATPGLHTIEELADFLGIEADGTVKAFSGKDKEGAIWVLFVPGNYEVNEDKAAHVVRGFEPLTDEEMKDAGLVKGSMGPVGLPEGVRICADDSLRDVERWIVGANEEGYHLLGAKQGEDFTVDAWGDLCTVVAGDACPCCGKPLQAARGIEVGQIFKLGTKYSEAMGALFMDEDGTEKPFIMGCYGVGVSRCMAAAVEQSHDDMGIIWPVGIAPAHVAVIPLSTKPDEVTEAAEDVAAKLAAAGLEVCIDDRDERAGVKFADNDLIGWPAQVVIGKRGLAAGTVEVKNRKTGEKTDVAVDDVVSFVESLL, via the coding sequence ATGAACAAACATCTCAACCGCAACATCCTGCGCATGAGCACTATGTATGTGCCCACGCTGAAGGAGGACCCTTCGGATGCCGACATCCCTTCGGCTAAGCTGCTGACCCGTGCGGGCATGATCCGCAAGGAGGCCGCCGGCCTGTACTCCTTCCTGCCGCTGGGCCTGCGTGTGCTGCGCAAGATCGAGAACATCGTCCGTGAGGAGATGGACTCCCACGGCGGCGAGGAGCTGCTGATGCCCTTCGTGCAGTCCGCCGACCTGTGGCGCCAGAGCGGCCGTTGGGGCGCGTACGGCGAAGAGATGATGACCATGCGTGACCGCCACGACAACGAGTTCTGCCTCGGCCCCACCGCCGAAGAGGTCATCACCGACCTGGTGAAGAACGAGCTTCGCAGCTACAAGGACCTGCCGAAGAACCTCTACCACATTCAGCTCAAGTTCCGCGACGAGCGCCGTCCCCGCTTCGGCCTGCTGCGCAGCCGCGAGTTCATCATGAAGGACGCCTATTCTTTCGATAAGGACCAGGAAGGTCTGGAGGTCAACTATCAGCTGATGCGCGACGCCTACAGCAGGATGTGCGAGCGCATGGGCATGGAGTACCGCATCGTCCAGGCCGACCCGGGCGAAATCGGCGGCAACGGCACCGAGGAGTTCATGACCTTGGCCGAAACCGGCGAGGCCGAGCTGGTCTACTGCGACTGCGGCTACGCCGCCGACGTCGAGGTGGGCGAGTGCCATCCCAACCCCGTCGGATACGTCGGCGACACCATGGAGAAGATCGCCACGCCTGGCCTGCACACCATCGAAGAGCTGGCCGATTTCCTGGGCATCGAGGCCGACGGCACCGTCAAGGCGTTCTCCGGCAAGGACAAGGAAGGCGCCATCTGGGTGCTGTTCGTCCCTGGAAACTACGAAGTGAACGAGGACAAGGCGGCGCATGTGGTGCGCGGCTTCGAGCCTCTTACCGATGAGGAAATGAAGGATGCGGGCCTGGTCAAGGGCTCTATGGGACCGGTCGGTCTACCCGAAGGCGTGCGCATCTGTGCTGACGACAGCCTGCGCGACGTCGAGCGCTGGATTGTCGGCGCCAACGAGGAGGGCTACCACCTGCTCGGCGCCAAGCAGGGCGAAGACTTCACGGTCGACGCCTGGGGCGATTTGTGCACCGTCGTCGCCGGCGATGCCTGCCCCTGCTGCGGCAAGCCCCTGCAGGCCGCCCGCGGCATCGAGGTCGGTCAGATCTTCAAGCTGGGCACCAAGTACTCCGAGGCCATGGGCGCCCTGTTCATGGATGAGGACGGCACCGAGAAGCCCTTCATCATGGGCTGCTACGGCGTCGGCGTGTCCCGCTGCATGGCCGCTGCCGTCGAGCAGAGCCACGACGACATGGGCATCATCTGGCCTGTCGGCATCGCCCCGGCTCACGTGGCGGTCATTCCGCTGTCCACGAAGCCTGACGAGGTTACGGAAGCCGCCGAGGACGTCGCCGCCAAGCTGGCTGCCGCCGGTCTGGAGGTTTGCATCGACGACCGCGACGAACGTGCCGGTGTGAAGTTCGCCGACAACGACCTCATTGGCTGGCCTGCCCAGGTCGTCATCGGCAAGCGCGGCCTTGCTGCCGGCACCGTCGAAGTGAAGAACCGCAAGACGGGCGAGAAGACCGACGTTGCGGTTGATGATGTCGTGTCGTTCGTGGAGTCGCTGCTTTAA